GTAAAGGGAAGTATAGGAAGATAAGACAAACAACCAAAGCAGAGAAGACAAATACAGACTACTGTATTTGTTCAGGGAAGAACTGAAGTTCAGTTGGTTTCCAGTAAGAGAAAGGTTTCTGcagaaaagggagacagagagaacaatGCAGGGTGGACACAGGCAGATATTCTGATGACTGGACCCCATTAATCATCGGTTTTATCCTTGGAATTAGCGCACTCATCTCCTAATTGCTTATCTTCACTAGAGTCTCAACCACAACTACGCTATTTACACTCATTCTCCAGATTCAGCTTGTAAAATACTCTCTCTAGGAAGCTTTCTTGATGTCTAAGGTAGTTCAGTTCTTATTGCTAAAGTGCACTTATACTTGAGGATATGCTCATTTACAGCTTTAATCACTGTTGTTGTTAAGTTGTTATTTGGTTAACCTTGCTAATGGTAAGTTCAGAGAAACAggaaccacatttttaaaaaaattgttttcaaattttctcatTATAGAGTCACATAGGAATGACTGCATTCTATTTTCCCTggggaaaataatgcaatagaaCATTTGTTCATAATGCATTCTCTAAAAGCAGAGCCGAATGAATGTTATTTAGAGCACGGATGGGTACCGACAAGATGTTTGACAAGGTACTGCTGAGGCATGACTAATGCAAATAAGAGAGTTAGGGTTGGGGGGAAGCaaagctgttatctgtaatcactaatgtgacaaaaataaataatagaaattggTGAAATAAATTGCATGGAAATGACTCATGAGTTTCCTGGGAGACAGAATACATTAATTCCTAGAAGTGAGAATCATGTGCTGGCTGGTAAAAGGCTGACTGGGATTCCTGGATGTCGACTGGCTTGGATATCAGGAGCTTTGGCCCTGAACCCCTGAGTACAAAGTTCACAGAGCCAATGAGGGTGCCGGATGGGCAGGGAATGGAGCAGGAGGAAGTTGGGTCTGGTTAGGAACAGGACCTGTGGGAGATCTAATGGGAACCTGGGATAGAGTGGGCTGTCTTTGTGGCTAACTGGAGACCTGGGTCACTATGGCTAAGCTGCTGGCATACAGGGGTAGCCTTGCCTGGACCCTGGTAAGTGCAGAATGTTGTAAAGACTTGGGGTGTGTCCATTCTATATCATCGTCCCAAACATCTACCCTACACTCctcctgtgttttgtttttttgtggtggACTGCATCTTTCAGGAAACTGTGAGCATCAATTTCTCTGTAGGACTGGGATCTTCAGCTAGATGGGACTCAAGTTGGGCTTCTGCTGCCTCATGTTTAAAGGAATGTGGGACATAACAAATATCTTCCTCTGAAAGCTGCTTAAGATTTTATAGAAATAATGACTTGAAAGCCTCTTTAAATACTGATTTAGTTCAGCACAAAGATAATGGTTTTTCATTTTAGGTCACTCTTCAGGTCAGATGGTGTCTGACAAAGTCATGTGTCATTCTCTGAAATACCTGGTCTGTAAAAGATGGACAGGTGACTATAGAAACATACAATGGAAGGAGCTCCATTTTTTGTTGACGTTAAGGCTGAGGTACTGAGCGGTACATAGTTTGAGCCTCCGTGAATGTGGTGGTAACACATCCTGAGGCAAAGGCTTGATACTGGGGATTTTGGCTTCATCCTCACATATCAGGAAGAAATGAATTCCATGGAGAAGGATTCACAGGGTTTCAGGGACATGGGCTTCTCACTCACCAACATCAGATGAGCTTAAGGTAAGTTATTCAACTTtatatttagtattttctgaaaacACACAAATGCAAGTTGGATTCTTATTCAAAGTTTGTTTCATGTACAAACCTAACAGTTACtaagttttgttctttctctgccttccaggTACACCCACtaacttcctgctcttcttctcctGGAATGACGTAGAAACTCACATGATGCAAAAATTAGAATTTCTGAGCTCTAGATTTGCTTATTTATGAAAGTTTATATTAAAATGGAAGCAAACTCTTAAGGACCAAAATATCTATTTCCTATCCCCTAACCACTAAAAATTCAAAGCTTGCTTTACAAAGCAAATTAATCCTTTGCATATAAAAATCCAATAAATAGTGAAATTCTTGGTCAATAGTAACAAATATTGATATTAACAATGACATATATGGATGccaaaataaatgtgtttatttacttaaggcaattagattttctttctttctttctttttttctttttctttgtatttttctgaagttggaaacgggaaggcaggcagacagactcccgcatgtgcctgaccaggatccacccggcatgcccaccagggggtgatgttctgcctatctggggcattgctctgttgcaaccagagccattctagtgcctgaggcagaggccatggagccatcctcagcgcctgggccaactttgctccaatggagcctcggctgcaggaggggaagagagagacagagaggaaggagaggggaaggggtggagaagcagatgggcacttctcctgtgtgccctagccgggaatcaaacccgggactcctgtacaccaggccaatgctctaccactgagccaactggccagggcctagattttctttttaaaaaaatatttttatttattggttttagtgagagaggaacagagagagcgagagagggagaaagacaagaacattgatctgttcatgTATGTACTCTGACCGGAGATctaactggcaatctctgtgttttgggatgatgctctagtaaccaactgaactatttgaCCAGGgttgattttcttaattttgaaggAAATCTAATAACTAGTTGATTCCATCGCTAATGCAGCTAATATTTAAAGTTTAAGTTTGTTACTTAGTTTTACGTTCTGCAAGAGCCAATCTGTAAGCTAGGCTGTGTGGCTATGGAATGGTGAGGAATTTGTCTTTGGAGACCAGAAAAAGAGTTGTCATTTGTGAGAACAAAATAGTTGCCATTCTGCAAACATATCTGGATGTTCAACAAGTTAATTGGTAACAGTGAGTTCCGTGGACTGGCCCATCACAAAATGGCTGTAGATTAGGAAAACCACAATATGATGAATGGCAGAATCTGGCTCCATGGTTGAAAGTAGGGAACCCACAGATTCCAGAAACCAGAGGTCTGAAGCCACTGGATCCACAGCTCAGGGGGTAGCATCCTCTGGATCCATAACTGAGAGAGCAGCTGCTGCTAGACCCACAGCCCACAGACTTAGAGTAAGTTGTCCAGCAGGGACTGCATAGCGTAGGGGTCCTCAGGCTGTAGCAGGATGTACAGCAGCTGGTGGGCTCCCAGCAGGTCTCTTGGTGGCCACTGTAGAGAGAGGAGCCctgtgggcaggggctgggggagcagaGGTCAGTGCTGTAGACCAGGTTGCTGGGGTAGGAAGAGCCACAGGAGGAGCTTAGGTAGCGCTGGTAGCCCCCAGGAGATTGGGAGCAGAAGTTTCCAGAGCAGCAGCTGTGGGACATGTTGACAGGAGATGTGAGTTTGGCTGAGTATCAGTGAGTAGAATCTGGGTTTGGATATCACCTCCTGGACTGGGCCGTTTATACACTGTCAGCTCTGGGTGTGGCCTTCTGCCAAGTCATTTTTTCCCTGCTTGGAGCCTCTTATGTTCATATGTGTAATTCAATAATATCTTTTGTAATTGCATATAAATACTTTTGTCCACCTCATATTCACGGGTGAATTCATTAGGTTGTTAGAGTACTAAGCCAATGAAAGATTTCAACATCAGAAGTTCTATGACTACATGCCATAAGCATCTTCTATTTAGACCTATGCTTCTCCTTAGCCAAGACTCATGGCACATTCCCTGTTGACTGGCTGGGGGATGCTTTGTTCTAAGGGTGGGGATTGAGGCACAGTTACTTTTTTTCTACATCAGTGTAATAAAGACATCATACTTGTCAGCCATGGTTTCCTTTTCCTGAATTTATTTCATTCCCTGAAATTATTCTCCATGTATTgcattatatgtataatatattccTTCTCAAATTCATCGAGAAGAGGAAAACAGCTAAGAAAAAGTAACTAAGAACACTGCAGGGCCACAACAATGAACTAGGGCCAGTGTTTACAGTCAAGGCAATGAGGGAAGAGTGATTTGGGACAGACTCAAGGGGTTCCAATCTGTGCACACGAGGAAAAACTCAGAGTCAAACCCTTCAGCTGAAGGAGGGTAATAATGACTTTATGGGTTTTTCCATCTCtgtgatatttaaataaaaaagttcaaTATCGATAGAGTTTGTGGCTTTTCACGTGTTCTCTGCCTCTTTGTCATTCACATTCACAGTTGGTCTGGAGACCCTCTCTCCAACACGCGGTACCTTCTCAACATTTGTACCATCAAATTCTTTCATTGTCTCCTTCATTGTAAAAGATACTTTCCCCTTATTCTATTTTATCAAGATTATTtttccaagccctggccagtttgctcagtggtagagcatcagtctggtatgtggatgtcctgggttcaattcccagtcatggcacccatctacttctccaaccctccccctcttgcttctctctctctctatctcttctcctcccaaagccatggcttaattggagcaatATGGCCCCAGAccctgagaatagctccatggcctctgcctcaggcaccaggaagagctcagttgctgagcaacaaagaaaTGTCCCAGATGGGGAGAGTATCACCTCTTAGTGGGCttgtctggtggatcctggttggggtgcatgtgggagtttgtctctctgcctttcttccccctcttctcactgaatacgaagaaaagattatttttctactgtaaaatatctaaatatcttttttttatagagtTCTCTGTTTCAGGCAAACCAAGCTAAAAGAATACTGAATAATATTTTCCACTTAGAAAGACAGTAATGTAAAAATGGTCATTTGGAATTGCCAGAGGGGGAAAAAGGAGAATGAAAATGGAATAATGTCTAAATATTCATTGTACACAACACTAATAAAATGGTTTGTGGTTCTTAATATATAGGtagaagtaaaataagaaattaagaatgataataaaaatatattaaattgctttaaaattaaaaatctggaAAGACAATAATTTAAAAGAGTAATCTTATAGcattaacatattttattacCCTCCTAATGTAcagaaggagacagaaagaaataagagTTAAATCCAATAGCAACAAAGCAATAAAGATATAGGTAGAAATCTGAGTGATCAAATTCACTATGATTAAATTTCAGAGGATATCAAACTGcactaaaaaacttaaaatagattttattaaatataagaaaacagagaaaagaaaaataaaatgatatactagacagaagaaacaaaaaatgctaACTCTGCTTTATTAATATTAAAGTTTGCTATATGATAAGAAGTTTATTAGATATTTCTTAACAACCATTCCGTCAGCCTTCCAGGATAGTACACATGATTTCCCgggccaggggtctccaaactttttacacagggggccagttcaccgtccctcagaccattggagggctgccaaatacagtggtcctctcactgaccaccaatgaaagaggtgccccttcaggaagtgcagcgggggctggataaatggcctcagggggccgcattgcggcccgcgggccatagtttggggatgcctgagagGTTACCTTGGAGCCATGCCATGTAGTAGAGTAGCTATTACCTACATGCCAAGTTCAATTctcattaattaaattaaagttCAGTTCCTCAACCGTATTTGTTACATCCCAAGTGCCAAAACAGATACTTGCTGCTAATGGATATCAAATTTTGGAAAGTGAAGATAAAAGTATTTTCAGCATCACATACATTTCTATTGTGAAGGGCTTACTCATACACACAGCATGCATTGTCAATCTCTCAGTACAAATTAATGCTTTTACAGTTTCCTCTAGAATGcaagaattttagaaattataaagCCATTTATCTTATACCCCAATTCATGTATTATTATGTTTTAggaatttctgtattttaattgcAGTTATGcttatgcatatatgtgtatatatttttaaatttttatttattgatttgagagagatagaggaagagagagagagaggaaacattggtttgttgttccacctatttatgcattcattggctgattcttgtatatgctttgaccaggggattgaacctgaaaccgtggtgtattggaatgacactccaaccaactgagctacccggccagggctgcttatgtatattgatatatatttgtctctatattttttatgggcaatattttcttaaatttatccaatatatctcttttctttattattcatttcttcctACATCTTTTTGCTATATTCTAGGATCATTTTGCTTTTGgcatttattgtatattttagtGCTGAAAGGCTAGTGACAAATTCAGCTTTTGCTGTCTAAAAGTGTCTatattttccctttgtttttgaaACAGCTACTCACTCATCAACCATTCTGAAGTTGTCTTTCTTCAGGAATTGaggatatttaattatttttcagcttcttttcttctgtttagaATTCAGTTGTCAATCTTGGGTTATAAAGAGTAACTTGtatgtttttcctcctttttggttACTTTCAATCACtgtcttttcctttcttgttcATCAATTTGACTTCAGTGTGGGCCTTTCTTCATATGTGTCATAGGCAAGGTTTGTGATAGTTCTTAAGTTTGTGAATTGATTTTGTTCTTCTACTTGaaaattttctctctgtttctattacATGCTGATTCTCTTGGATTTAGTAATATCTTGGCTTGTCAATAGTTGTTAATATTTCATTGACTGtgattataaatgtatatatacacacacatagacaaCACACACAAGCACAATCTTGTTTAAGGACTTCAATTGAAATTATGTTAGACCTTTCCTTATTCTCTGAAGCTCCATTCAGTATTCCAACAAtagtctcaattttttattttgaatttagttTAATGAGCAGTCACTAATTGTTTCTCTAGTTGTCTTATATTTTCCAAGCTTATCagttgttgttattttaacatctctaatattttcatttactGAATCTTATGCAAGTATGTTTCTACTATATGATGTGTATTTTGGATTTAGTCATTTCTTAACTTCTGGAAGTCTGGTAGTATTTTCTTGGGTATCAGACTATAtctctatatcatctatatattcaTCTATATCTATAGCCATGTATTCATCTATATTTATGTAACTATAtctataatttttctatatttattcatAAGACCATAtctacatttacatttatatcaTAGGTTTCTATGTAAAGATAGAATGTAAGTCCCATCTGTCCTCTATTCAACTTTTTTCATGTATAACCATAATTATCTATATCAAAGTATAATTTTTGttctctgcatttcttttttttaagttttattcttttttttattttatttattcattttagagaggagagagagagacagagagagagagagagagagagagagaaagagaggagaaagagatgggggaggagcaggaagcatcaactcccatatgtgccttgaccaggcaagcccagggtttcgaactggcgacctcagcatttccaggtcgacactttatcccctgcgccaccacaggtcaggctgcatttctTATATAAGTATCCCCTAGTCTGGTACCTTATACTTGATGTCACACACATAAGAATCCTGACCTCACAAGAGAATAAATCTAATTcctcattttaagatttttaattcataaaagtATTCATATTCAAACAAGAGTCTTCAAGTCCAATAGTTTGAGTAAGAAAACTGTCTGTGGTCCCTCAAAATTAGTTCCAATCTCTAAATTCCTAGGATCCTAGGATGTCACAACTTATTTCCATGTGCATATTAACCTATTCATAACATCTCCTTTACATATCACAATCAAAACCCCAGTAAATAAACCACTAGCAACAAAAAACATAGCTAAGTTTTAGAATCAATTAATTTATTAGATTATAATGATTTGACATTTTATACAATTTTGGAAGAAAACTCAATAACATCCATTCCATCTCCAGTGGAGAGTTAGTACattaattatagatttttttgaaTAAAGCATGTTCATCATACTTGGGGTCAGAGCCAAGGGGAGAACTTGATAATCAGAAAAGAAGGGTGAGGTTCATTCTGGGGATGATGAAGATAAAGAAGGCATTGATGGATGTTGACTACAAGATTAGAAATTTAGTAAAGTAATCAGGAGAAGATCCACAGCTTGGTCTGTAACAAGAAGACTGGATGAGCCTAGACGTCAAGTAGAACGGTCATCAGCATCTAGATCTACAGCTCAGGGAAGGGACACAATGGACTGTGAAAGCGTGGGGTCTGAAGCCACTGGACCCACAGCTCAGGGGTTGGCATCTTCTGGATTCATAGCCCAGGGAGCAGCTGCTGCTGGACCCACAGCGCAGAGACCCAGGGTCATTTGTCTGGCAGGGACTGCAGAGCGTGGGGGTCCTTGGGCTGGAGCAGGACGTCTTGCAGCTGGTGGGCTCCCAGCAGGTCTCCTGGCGGCCCCTGTTGAGAGAGGAGCCCTGCAGACAGGAGCTGGGGGAGCAGAGGTCAGCGCTGTAGACCAGGTTGCTGGGGTAGGAAGAGCCACAGGAGGAGCCTGGGTAGCGCTGGTAGCCCCCAAAGGAGCGGGAAGAGAAGTTTCCAGAGCAGCAACTGTAGGACATGTTGATGGGAGATGTGAGTTCAGCTGAGTATCAGTGAGAAGAGATTGAGTTTGAATGTCACCTCCTGGACTGTGTTGTTTATATATTCCCAGCAATAGGTGTGGTACCTTCCAGGATTATCTTTTCCATATTTTGAAGTCCCTCATTTGAATACACGTAATTCAGTAATTGTCCTTCTGATTGCTGTTAACTAACTCTCTTCATCTCATATTAATGGGTGAACTCACTTTGGATTTATTGTTCTATGTCAGTGAATTGCATCTGTTACAAATGCCATGACAGTATATAATTAATACCTTGTCATGGCCAGAAAAGTCTCTCTTATTTCCCTGTCTATGACTACCTGTGCATCTGcttaaattataaacttttttaaatctaaaggcatattttattgcaattttaaaGACAGGAAGCACTACAGAGGACTTTTATAAATCAAAGGAGTGTTGAAGTTGCCATGCTCACATCCAACAGCCACTTCCAAACATTTATCTTATgatcttttaattttctaaacttttgctATGGGCTCCTAGCCCCTGGGATAATAGCCCTGGTCCCTGCAATGATGTGAAGATCATGCTTTGCTCAAATATTTGTTTTGCAAATAATTTCTTGAAAATCATTGTTACATTATAAATAAGAGTAATTTTTTTGCCAACTGGAGGCAGGGCcagtattaattaaaataatagagccaataaaaaaacttataacaacaacaaaataaagaacttataactcagcaagaaaataataatcaacccaattaaaaaatggggagaggacctgaacagacacttctcccaaaaaagatatacaaacagCTGACAGAtgaatgaaaagatgttcatcttctccagctattagggaaatataaatcaacactacaatgagatactgccTCATGCCTagaaaatggctattatcaacaaacaGGTAataaatagcaagtgttggagagactgtggaaacagggaaccctcattcactcctggtgaggatgtagattgggacagtcactatggaaaacagtctggTGGATCTTCAAACATTTAAGAATggagttaccatataacccagcaagaCGTCTACTGAGCATCGACctgaaaaattcaaaaacagtTCTTCACAAaggcacatgcacccccatgttcgtcacagcattattcacagtggccaagacatgcaaACAACCAAAGTCAAGAACTgaataatttcactcatatgataCATTGGACATAAAACtataactcatagacacagacaacagtatggtagttaccagagggaagggataGGGGGAGGTTGAAAAGGGTAAATAAGGTCaagtacatggtgatggaaggagactagacttggaGTGATgagtacacaatgcaatacacagatgatgccTCATAGAAacgtacatttgaaacctataacATCTTATtaaatatcaccccaataaatttaatttacaaaatagaGTCAAGAAAATTTGTCAGCAGGAACACTACCTTCTGGTGGTCCTTCTTCCCCCTGCGCATGTCTAACTTTCCTCACATTGACGCGGTACCAGCTGAAACGAGAGATGGCAAACGCTCAGGTCCTCTGAGGAATCAGCCCACACAAGCTCATTCATTGCACAGGTACAGGCCCTATGGCCCTTTATTAAACTCTGATTTAGTTGccaatatttaaatatcaaaataattcacataaaaTATGGTCTTTGAATGTCTTCTAAAAATTCTGCAACTCTGATGAAACTCAACTCCCTGGCTCAGAGTTGCCTGGGACACAGCTGCTCTGTCCTGTGAGGTGTGTGTTCCCTACCATTCCCCATATTTCCTACTGCGACTTTCTTTCTGCCCAGCCTTGAGGCCACATTTCAATGGCTATTTGTTTTCAATCCTGCACTATTATTTTCCTGTGTTAACGTCCCTTTCATAAATAGGAAAATGAGAGATGAACTGACAGTTTTTGGTTCTAGAACAATTTGTGAACAAGCTCCCTTATTGCCCTTGAAGGATGTTCTTCTGCTTTTGATAGAAAAAAGCACCATGTACCTGTGTCAAAGGATTAGAAGAAGAAACGTCAATCTTGAAACAAATCCCAGGTCAACGAGACTACGTTATATATGTTTACGATCGTCTGACTTAAAATACTTTGCACACCAACAGAATTAGAGTAGGTTTTTATATGGTGGGCCAAGGCATAAATCAGTGGTATCTTACTACTGATTAGATAGGAAAACATACAAACCAACCAggaaattaataaacaactaaaaaaaataacccagatGATTGACCTCTTGGGGCTGCTGCCCCACATGTGACCATGATGTACCAACCAGCTAGAGATGAAAATCACTTCCTTAAATAAAGGGCTGATGTCTAGTGAGGTTCTCGCAGGAGATACTCAGAGCCCCATGAAGTCACACAATGTTCCTGACAATAGTAACCGTGTATGCACAGTGAGCATCTTTCCAAGAATGTAAAGCACTGcattagaaaaagaggaaaggaaatctTTCTGCTTATAACATCATAATTCTATGGTAACAGGGTCCTCTTGCTCACAACATGCCGTACCTTGTCTTTCTGCCTGCGTGGATACAATAGCTGTTAGAATGTAGCTGTCGAGCCAGTGAAAGATGGATTACGAGCAGGAACATCCATCCTGCAAGATGCAGCATCTTAGGGTGTGAACAAAGGCTGCATGTCACTGCCCGGTGACATGGTGCAGATGGCCTCGTGATGATGGGTAATGGCTCACTAGGAATTCTGGCGAGAACAGCAACTGTGATGGATGGTGATGGCTGAAATTGGGAGGCAGAGTGAAAAAGGCTTCCTAGTTAGAAATGAGATGCACGGCATGCTGACTGTGTAAGCAGAACCAGGGTGAGTGGTGGCGAGTAGTGGACGCCCTTCAACACATGGTGATTGAATGAAAAGGGAGGTTAGAAAGCAGGTGTATTAAATGAAAGGAGACATGTAAGGCAGTGTAAATATTAACTGCCTTCTTTTGCACGTCCTTTCTTTGGTTGGGTAGCTCAGAAAGGGCTGACTGTATCTAGGACCAGACTTGGAAGCTTTTCTGCTCAGAAGCCATAGTCAGATGAGACCAGTGGGCTTTCATTCCCAGTCAGCGTCCAGCCCTGGGCTGGGGAAGAGCAGGGAGGTGAGAGGACAGAGCCCAGCCAAGAGACATCTGTGTGCACGGGCACCTCTTTTCTCCCACCGTGTCATGACCTGTCTTCTGGCGTCACCGTCCTCTCCTCATTCTTTGCTGAATGGAGGCAGGTCGACATATCCTCTGCATGCACTCACCTACCCTTTAAAGAGTAGCACAGGCTTGGGTGAGCTTTTTGTCCAGTTCTGTCTCCAAAGCACGATGGGGAGAGGAAACATGGGAGGGAAAAAACGCTGAAGAGGAAGAGGTCCTTCCACGGTGCTTCCAGATGTTCTGAGCCTTAGAGtagaggtcttttgtggttcctttCTTCCCTAGGCATGTTTACTCTTGTAGTTAGGCAGGGGCCCTAGATGGGACTAGAGCCCAGTTTTCCGGACTGGATCCCCTGGAGTGTATATTGGTGAGGGTTGCTCATTTGGCTGAGCAGATGAGGGGAGACTCACACAGCAGAGGCAGTGGTGTCCCCGTGGTGGTGAGAGACAACTGGTGAGGGCCTTAGCACCTGGAAACCCTCTAGTGGGGgctcctgttttcattttcttgtttcctgGCAATGTGAGCTCGGCTGGCTCATTGTTCCATTTCACTGTCCAGATTCTCTGGTGCTGACAACATCCCTGGTGCCCAGAGAGTAATTCCCTCACATGTCTGATCCCACTCAAAGTAAACTAGGGCTTTGAAGACAGTGGTTAGAGCTATAAACGCAAGTTAGCCCGCTCAGTTCTGGGGAAGCATTGTGCACAGGGCtccattgttcttctttttttgttgttgtagttgcTATCTTTCTTGATAttgactttttaatgtattttaacaccaggatttgatttatttttaaagacatggtATTAAAAGCAATCAAACAAGGTACTCTCAAGGCACTGTAGAATGGAGTACGATTAATCACTCAGAATCGTAAGCTCTGATGAGTCTAAGTAATGCCTGTTAAAACCTGGATGCTGGAATCCCAGCAGCCCAGTGAGCAACTCCAGGGAGGGGCACACCCTCGTGATTGACGGACAATGTACCACACAGCTAACAGTAAGATCTCTGCTGTC
The DNA window shown above is from Saccopteryx bilineata isolate mSacBil1 chromosome 2, mSacBil1_pri_phased_curated, whole genome shotgun sequence and carries:
- the LOC136323165 gene encoding LOW QUALITY PROTEIN: keratin-associated protein 23-1-like (The sequence of the model RefSeq protein was modified relative to this genomic sequence to represent the inferred CDS: inserted 1 base in 1 codon), translating into MSYSCCSGNFSSRSFGGYQRYPGSSCGSSYPSNLVYSAXPLLPQLLSAGLLSQQGPPGDLLGAHQLQDVLLQPKDPHALQSLPDK